From the genome of Alcanivorax sp.:
TGGCCAGCACCTTCACGCCATTAATCTCCTCGACACTGTCGGTGAGGTCGCTGCCGGCACCGCTGGCCAGCTTCTGCTTCAGGCGTTCGATCTCTTTTTCCAGTTCGCGCACTTTCTGCGCCTGGTTGCGCACCCGCTCGGCAGCGTTGTCCGGGGTGCTTTTCACCGTGGCGGCGATATCGCTGAGGGCCTGCTCCTGCTTGCGCATGGCGGCCAGCGCATTTTCGCCGGTTACCGCCTCGATTCGACGCACGCCAGCGGCCGCAGAGGCTTCCAGGGTAATGCGGAACAGGCCGATGTCACCGGTGCGGGCCACATGGGTACCGCCACACAGTTCCTTGGAGAACCCGTCACTGCCCATGGTCAGCACACGCACCTGGTCGTCGTACTTTTCACCGAACAGGGCCATGGCGCCGGCTTCGCGGGCCGCGTCGATATCCATCAGGTCGGTGGATACTGCCGTGTTGGCCAGGATCTGCCGGTTGACGATGGTTTCGATCTGCTCGCGCTGGGCTTCCGTCACGGCTTCGCCATGGGAGAAGTCAAAGCGCAGGTAATCCGCGGCCACCAGGGAGCCTTTTTGCTGTACGTGCTCACCCAGCACTTCGCGCAGGGCGGCATGCATCAAATGGGTGGCAGAGTGATTACGCATCACGGCCTTGCGGCGCTCCACGTCCACATAGGCGGCGATCTTGTCACCTACCTTGATGCTGCCACTTTCCATTTTGCCCATATGAATATGAGCCGCCTGGCGCTTGCGGGTATCGGCCACGGCAAAGCGGTTTTCGGCCTTCACCAGGAAACCGGTATCGCCCACCTGACCACCGGATTCCGCATAAAACGGGGTGCTGGCCAGCACCACCATGCCCTCTTCGCCGGCATTGAGGCTGTCCACCGCGTCACCGTCGCGGTAGAGGCCCACGACTTCATCTTCGTCAGCCAGCTTTTCGTAGCCGGAGAAATCGGTCACCGCTTCAATGTTGAGTCGATCGCTGTAATCGTTGGCAAAGCTGCCCGCGCCCCGGGCACGCTCACGCTGGGCTTCCATGGCCTTCTCGAAACCGGCCATGTCCACTTCAAGATCCCGCTCACGGGCCACATCGGCAGTGAGATCCGGCGGGAAGCCGTGGGTGTCGTAAAGGGTGAACAGCACATCACCGGACAGCACCTTGCCGTCCATGTCTTCAATGGCGCTTTCCAGCACTTTCATGCCGGCCGCCAGGGTTCGGCCAAACTGCTCTTCTTCCGCCAGCAGCGCTTTCTCGATACGGGCCTGCTCGCGCACCAGCTCCGGGTACGCCTCACCCATCTGTTCCGCCAGGGCGGCTACCAGAGTGGAGAAGAACGGCTTGTCTTGTCCCAGCTTGTGGCCATGACGCAGGGCACGGCGAATGATGCGACGCAGCACATAGCCGCGACCTTCATTGGACGGGATCACCCCGTCACAGATCAAGAAGCTGGACGAGCGGATGTGATCGGCGATCACGCGCAGGGACTTCTCTTCCAGATCATTGCAGCCGGTGGCCTTGGCCGCCGCCTTGAGCAGCGCCTGGAACAGGTCAATCTCGTAGTTGGAGTGCACGCCCTGCAGGACCGCAGCGATACGCTCCAGGCCCATGCCGGTATCCACGCTGGGCTTGGGCAGCGGCTTGAGCTCGCCGTCTTCCTGACGATCGTACTGCATGAACACCAGATTCCAGATCTCGATATAACGATCCAGGTCATCATTTTCGGAGCCCGGGGGACCGCCGGGCACGTCGGCGCCATGATCGTAGAAAATTTCGGAACAGGGACCGCAGGGACCGGTGTCCCCCATCTGCCAGAAGTTGTCTTCATCGAGACGGGAGAAGCGCTCGGCGCTGACGCCCATTTCCTTCAGCCAGATATCCGCCGCCTCATCATCGGACACGTGCACGGTGACCCACAGGCGATCTTCCGGCAGTCCCAGGGTGCCGGTGAGGAATTCCCAGGCGAACTTGATGGCTTCACGCTTGAAATAGTCACCGAAGCTGAAGTTACCCAGCATTTCAAAGAAGGTGTGATGGCGAGCCGTATAGCCCACGTTTTCCAGGTCGTTGTGCTTGCCGCCCGCACGCACGCAGCGCTGGGAGCTGGTGGCACGGGTGTAATCCCGGGATTCACGGCCCAGGAACACGTCCTTGAACTGGTTCATCCCTGCATTGGTAAAAAGCAGGGTGGGATCATCGTGGGGTACCAGCGAGGAGGACGGCACCTTGGTGTGTCCCTGGCTGGCGAAATAGTCCAGAAAGGCCTGGCGAAGTTCAGCACTGTTCATAGGAAAAACGGTTTCTTGGCTGGCTATCGGAAAGCGCCGAGTATACCGCCCATGGGACGCGGTTGCGATGGGAATAGAAGACAGGGCGAGTTCAAAGTTCAAAGTTGAAAGTTCAAACGCGGGTGAGGCCGAGGGAGGTTGCAAAGCCTTGCCCGCGCCCCCGGGGTATCGGCGCGGGCACGACCGTTCCAGGCCAGACATACCCGGCCCGCGCTTTTCAACTTTGAACTTTAAACTTTCAACTCAGCCCTTGATTGCCGCTGCCAGACACACCGTCAGCACCATCACCAGCAATATCCGCTTGAGGACCGTGGGAGAGACCCGGTGGGCAAAGCCGACGCCCAGGCGTACCCCCACCAGGGTGCCAGCGGCGACCAATAGACCTGGCAACCAGGCAACCTGATCGCGCCACATGAAGATGCCCAGCGCCAGCACGGTAAAGCTGCCGGTGATCGCCAGCTTCAGGGCATTACCGCGGAGCAGATCGTAGCGCATCTGCCCCACCAGCACGGCAATCAGGACAAACCCCACCCCGGCCTGCACAAAACCACCGTAGACGCCGGCAAAGAACAACCCGATCCAGGCCGGTAAGGAATCGTTGGGCACCAGTGGGGTTTCCTCCGGGCCCGGGGTCATCTGGTTGGGCTTGAGCACCATGATCAGGGCGACGACCACCAGGGTGGTCAGCAGTACCGGCTTGAGGATGGCTTCCGGCAGGTAGGCCGCCGCCAGGGCGCCCACCAGGGTACCCAGCAGACAGGGCACCAATATGGCGGGCAGGGGCGCAA
Proteins encoded in this window:
- the alaS gene encoding alanine--tRNA ligase: MNSAELRQAFLDYFASQGHTKVPSSSLVPHDDPTLLFTNAGMNQFKDVFLGRESRDYTRATSSQRCVRAGGKHNDLENVGYTARHHTFFEMLGNFSFGDYFKREAIKFAWEFLTGTLGLPEDRLWVTVHVSDDEAADIWLKEMGVSAERFSRLDEDNFWQMGDTGPCGPCSEIFYDHGADVPGGPPGSENDDLDRYIEIWNLVFMQYDRQEDGELKPLPKPSVDTGMGLERIAAVLQGVHSNYEIDLFQALLKAAAKATGCNDLEEKSLRVIADHIRSSSFLICDGVIPSNEGRGYVLRRIIRRALRHGHKLGQDKPFFSTLVAALAEQMGEAYPELVREQARIEKALLAEEEQFGRTLAAGMKVLESAIEDMDGKVLSGDVLFTLYDTHGFPPDLTADVARERDLEVDMAGFEKAMEAQRERARGAGSFANDYSDRLNIEAVTDFSGYEKLADEDEVVGLYRDGDAVDSLNAGEEGMVVLASTPFYAESGGQVGDTGFLVKAENRFAVADTRKRQAAHIHMGKMESGSIKVGDKIAAYVDVERRKAVMRNHSATHLMHAALREVLGEHVQQKGSLVAADYLRFDFSHGEAVTEAQREQIETIVNRQILANTAVSTDLMDIDAAREAGAMALFGEKYDDQVRVLTMGSDGFSKELCGGTHVARTGDIGLFRITLEASAAAGVRRIEAVTGENALAAMRKQEQALSDIAATVKSTPDNAAERVRNQAQKVRELEKEIERLKQKLASGAGSDLTDSVEEINGVKVLATNVDGADGKTLRVTMDKLKDKLGSAIILLAAVEGDKVALVAGVTKDLTDRFKAGDLLKHVAEQVDGRGGGRPDMAQGGGNNPAALPAALASVKDWVAGK
- a CDS encoding sulfite exporter TauE/SafE family protein codes for the protein MEYLSDPWLAAALLGAGVLAGFINTLAGGGGLLILPLLMLTGMSAALANGTMRVGVLIQSIEAVRQFNKRGTMPFAPLPAILVPCLLGTLVGALAAAYLPEAILKPVLLTTLVVVALIMVLKPNQMTPGPEETPLVPNDSLPAWIGLFFAGVYGGFVQAGVGFVLIAVLVGQMRYDLLRGNALKLAITGSFTVLALGIFMWRDQVAWLPGLLVAAGTLVGVRLGVGFAHRVSPTVLKRILLVMVLTVCLAAAIKG